From one Pseudomonas fluorescens genomic stretch:
- a CDS encoding Yip1 family protein has product MSTHLVQLFTHPDDAWMEIRQEEELHPRHYLPHLLLMALIPALCLFIGTTSIGWSLAGTERVRLSVASAAELGVLLYAASVVGVMIMGGFIRWMSRTFDARPSLNQCIGFAAYTATPYFVAGVAGLYPGRWLALIVLGAASAYATFLLYVGLPTFLRLRKEDGLLYSTSVWAVGLLVLVTILVAMILFWFNVLSPEYLRPASLG; this is encoded by the coding sequence ATGAGTACCCATCTGGTTCAACTCTTCACTCACCCTGACGATGCCTGGATGGAAATCCGCCAGGAAGAAGAACTGCACCCGCGCCACTACCTGCCGCACCTGCTGCTGATGGCGCTGATTCCCGCCCTGTGCCTGTTCATCGGGACCACCAGTATTGGCTGGAGCCTGGCCGGGACCGAGCGCGTGCGCCTGAGCGTGGCCAGCGCCGCTGAGCTCGGGGTGCTGCTGTATGCCGCGAGCGTAGTCGGGGTGATGATCATGGGCGGGTTCATTCGCTGGATGTCGCGTACCTTCGATGCTCGCCCCAGCCTCAACCAGTGCATCGGCTTTGCCGCCTACACCGCCACGCCGTACTTCGTCGCCGGTGTCGCCGGGCTCTACCCCGGGCGCTGGCTGGCGCTGATCGTGCTCGGTGCGGCTTCGGCCTATGCGACCTTTTTGCTGTACGTCGGCCTGCCGACCTTCCTGCGCCTGCGCAAGGAAGACGGCCTGCTGTACTCGACCAGTGTCTGGGCAGTAGGGCTGCTGGTGCTGGTGACCATCCTGGTGGCGATGATCCTGTTCTGGTTCAACGTCCTCAGCCCTGAATACCTGCGCCCGGCCAGCCTCGGCTGA
- a CDS encoding TetR/AcrR family transcriptional regulator encodes MAISREAPTRTRRKAGAAVSNNERKRQEVLEATWRAILRVGVENVTIREIAAELQATTGAVVHYFRTKDEVLLYALDHLISGMVEEVTQRLEGVEGIARLECILHASLPLDEEGETAWRIWLAFLRTSVGNDKLGMEHQRRYSFMRNALVDELTRLQAQKAIRDGLDLSLEADAMIALADGLGVGRVIDSQRLLAQQQRMLVKRHFEAFLMPQE; translated from the coding sequence ATGGCGATATCCCGAGAAGCCCCGACCCGCACCCGACGCAAGGCGGGCGCTGCGGTTTCCAACAATGAACGCAAGCGTCAGGAGGTGCTGGAGGCCACCTGGCGGGCGATTCTTCGCGTTGGGGTCGAGAACGTCACCATCCGCGAGATTGCCGCCGAACTGCAGGCCACCACCGGCGCCGTCGTGCACTACTTCAGGACCAAGGACGAAGTGCTGTTGTACGCACTCGATCACCTGATCAGCGGTATGGTCGAAGAGGTCACCCAACGCCTCGAAGGGGTGGAGGGAATTGCCCGTCTGGAGTGCATCCTGCATGCGTCGTTGCCGCTCGATGAAGAGGGTGAAACCGCCTGGCGTATCTGGCTGGCGTTTCTGCGCACCTCGGTGGGCAACGACAAGCTCGGCATGGAGCACCAGCGACGCTATAGCTTCATGCGCAACGCCCTGGTCGACGAGCTGACCCGGTTGCAGGCACAAAAAGCCATTCGGGACGGTCTTGACCTGAGCCTGGAAGCTGACGCCATGATCGCCCTGGCCGATGGCCTGGGCGTCGGGCGAGTCATCGATAGCCAGCGCTTGCTCGCGCAGCAGCAGCGCATGCTGGTCAAGCGCCATTTCGAGGCGTTTCTCATGCCGCAGGAATGA
- a CDS encoding DUF4142 domain-containing protein: MKVCRRPRPTVRQLNKTELDEKAFAQQMIKDHTKANQHLLDLAKQLQNAHRKN; encoded by the coding sequence GTGAAGGTTTGCCGCCGGCCCCGACCGACGGTCCGCCAGCTCAATAAAACTGAACTCGACGAAAAGGCGTTTGCCCAGCAGATGATCAAGGATCACACTAAAGCCAATCAGCACCTGCTTGATCTGGCCAAGCAACTGCAGAACGCGCACCGCAAGAACTGA
- a CDS encoding Ku protein → MARAIWKGAISFGLVHIPVSLSTAISSDRVDFDWLDERSMEPVGYKRVNKVTGKEIAREHIVKGVQYQKGQYVVISEEEIRKARPEATQTIDIFSFVDSDEIPLQQFDTPYYLSPDRRGGKVYALLRETLESTGKVALAKVVLHTQQHLALLRPLEDALVMITLRWPEEVRGLDSLELDASVRDSSIDKRELQMAKRLVEDMSGHWTPADYRNDFKDTIMSLVEEKASQGKIATVEAPEGEGEQKSADIIDLTELLKRSLGGRKPAAKKAAPAAKKPAGTSKPRKKA, encoded by the coding sequence ATGGCCAGAGCCATCTGGAAAGGTGCCATCAGCTTCGGCCTGGTGCATATCCCGGTGTCGTTGAGTACCGCGATCAGCAGCGACCGGGTCGACTTCGATTGGCTCGATGAACGCAGCATGGAACCGGTGGGCTACAAGCGGGTAAACAAGGTCACCGGCAAGGAAATCGCCCGCGAGCATATCGTCAAGGGCGTGCAGTACCAGAAGGGTCAGTACGTGGTGATCAGCGAGGAGGAGATCCGCAAGGCCCGCCCCGAGGCGACCCAGACCATCGATATATTCTCGTTCGTCGACAGTGACGAAATCCCCCTGCAGCAGTTCGACACCCCGTATTACCTGAGCCCCGACCGGCGTGGCGGCAAGGTCTATGCCTTGCTGCGCGAGACCCTGGAAAGCACGGGCAAGGTTGCCTTGGCCAAGGTGGTGCTGCACACCCAGCAGCACCTGGCGCTGCTGCGCCCGCTGGAGGACGCCCTGGTCATGATCACCCTGCGCTGGCCCGAGGAAGTGCGTGGCCTGGACAGCCTGGAGCTGGATGCCAGCGTGCGCGATTCGAGCATCGACAAGCGCGAGCTGCAGATGGCCAAGCGCCTGGTCGAGGACATGAGCGGGCACTGGACGCCTGCGGACTACCGCAACGACTTCAAGGACACCATCATGAGCCTGGTCGAAGAGAAGGCCAGCCAGGGCAAGATCGCCACGGTCGAGGCGCCGGAGGGCGAAGGCGAACAGAAGAGCGCCGATATCATCGACCTCACCGAACTGCTCAAACGCAGCCTGGGTGGACGTAAACCGGCGGCGAAGAAAGCGGCGCCAGCGGCGAAAAAGCCCGCTGGAACCAGTAAACCACGCAAAAAGGCCTGA
- a CDS encoding LysR family transcriptional regulator produces MVSLDRFELFCAVVQAGSFTGAAERLQQTRAAVSFSIKQLEAELGVTLLTRTTRRIALTDAGERFYQRCLQVVEEARIAIDEARAEHAGLQGSLRITSTVEYGLKVLAPALQAFCRLHPDLSVRLETHTTQADLVRERFDVAIRLGQVQDSNYRGVCLAYYEVRLVLAPALLAAHGAALIGAPEQLARLPQLVHSRFEQNNRWALVDSKARKVVYEPQGTPLLVADNASILRAFAVQGAGVALLPDWLVADELASGQLLDALPGCRFAPQGVYALYPSSRHVPRKVRAWLDFIKAYLGEAGAGA; encoded by the coding sequence ATGGTCAGCCTCGACCGTTTCGAACTGTTCTGCGCTGTGGTTCAGGCCGGCTCCTTCACCGGCGCCGCCGAGCGTTTGCAGCAAACCCGCGCTGCGGTCAGCTTCAGCATCAAGCAGCTGGAGGCGGAACTTGGCGTGACCTTGCTGACTCGCACCACCCGCCGCATCGCCCTGACCGATGCAGGCGAGCGCTTTTACCAGCGTTGCCTGCAAGTGGTTGAAGAGGCACGCATCGCCATCGATGAAGCGCGCGCCGAGCATGCCGGCCTGCAGGGCAGCCTGCGGATCACCTCCACGGTTGAGTACGGGCTGAAAGTCCTCGCTCCGGCGCTGCAGGCGTTCTGCCGCCTGCACCCGGACTTGAGCGTACGCCTGGAAACCCACACCACGCAGGCCGACCTTGTGCGCGAGCGCTTCGATGTCGCCATTCGCCTGGGTCAGGTGCAGGACTCCAACTACCGGGGCGTGTGCCTGGCTTACTATGAAGTGCGCCTGGTGCTGGCGCCGGCGCTACTGGCGGCGCATGGCGCTGCGCTGATCGGTGCCCCGGAGCAACTGGCCAGGCTGCCGCAACTGGTGCACAGCCGCTTCGAGCAGAACAACCGTTGGGCGCTGGTCGACAGCAAGGCGCGCAAGGTTGTGTATGAGCCGCAGGGCACGCCGTTGCTGGTCGCCGACAATGCTTCGATCCTGCGTGCCTTTGCCGTGCAGGGCGCAGGCGTGGCCCTGTTGCCGGACTGGCTGGTGGCTGATGAGCTGGCCAGCGGGCAGTTGCTCGATGCGCTGCCCGGGTGCCGCTTTGCGCCCCAGGGCGTGTACGCCCTGTATCCGTCGAGCCGGCATGTGCCGCGCAAGGTCCGCGCCTGGCTCGACTTCATCAAGGCTTACCTTGGTGAAGCGGGCGCAGGAGCCTGA
- a CDS encoding hydrolase, with translation MSTFANIANFNGQVPRIDPENAAMLLIDHQSGLFQTVKDMPMTELRANAITLAKVASLANIPVITTASVPQGPNGPLIPEIHEAAPHAKYVARKGEINAWDNPEFVAAVKATGKKQLIIAGTITSVCMAFPSISAVAEGYQVFAVIDASGTYSKMAQEITLARVMQAGVVPMDTAAVCSEVQRSWNRADAQQWAEAYSAVFPHYQLLIESYLKAQQVANEHEQLDSQR, from the coding sequence ATGAGTACATTCGCCAACATTGCCAACTTCAACGGCCAGGTCCCGCGGATCGATCCTGAAAATGCCGCGATGCTGCTGATCGACCATCAGAGCGGCCTGTTCCAGACGGTCAAGGACATGCCCATGACGGAGCTGCGAGCCAATGCCATCACCCTGGCCAAGGTCGCCAGCCTGGCGAACATCCCGGTGATCACCACCGCCTCTGTGCCGCAAGGCCCCAACGGTCCGCTGATCCCGGAAATTCACGAAGCCGCGCCGCATGCGAAGTACGTCGCCCGTAAAGGTGAAATCAACGCCTGGGACAATCCCGAGTTCGTTGCAGCGGTCAAGGCCACCGGAAAGAAGCAGCTGATCATCGCCGGCACCATCACCAGCGTGTGCATGGCTTTCCCGAGCATCAGCGCAGTCGCCGAAGGCTACCAGGTGTTTGCCGTGATCGACGCCAGCGGCACCTATTCGAAGATGGCCCAGGAAATCACCCTGGCCCGGGTGATGCAGGCCGGCGTGGTGCCGATGGACACCGCCGCAGTGTGCTCGGAAGTCCAACGCAGCTGGAACCGTGCTGACGCCCAACAGTGGGCCGAAGCCTACAGTGCAGTGTTCCCGCACTATCAATTGCTGATCGAGAGTTACCTCAAGGCGCAGCAAGTGGCCAACGAGCACGAACAACTGGATTCCCAACGCTGA
- the ycaC gene encoding isochorismate family cysteine hydrolase YcaC: MSKPYVRLDKNNAAVLLVDHQTGLLSLVRDIDPDKFKNNVLAVGDLAKYFKLPTILTTSFETGPNGPLVPELKEQFPDAPYIARPGQINAWDNEDFVKAVKATGKKQLIIAGVVTEVCVAFPALSALAEGFEVFVVTDASGTFNALTRDSAWDRMSQAGAQLMTWFGLACELHRDWRNDIEGLGTLFSNHIPDYRNLITSYNTLNNGK; this comes from the coding sequence ATGAGCAAGCCCTACGTCCGCCTGGACAAGAACAACGCTGCGGTCCTGCTGGTAGATCATCAGACCGGCCTGCTGTCGCTGGTACGGGATATCGACCCGGACAAATTCAAGAACAACGTGCTGGCGGTCGGTGACCTGGCCAAGTACTTCAAGCTGCCGACCATCCTCACCACCAGCTTCGAAACCGGCCCCAACGGCCCGCTGGTGCCTGAGCTCAAGGAGCAGTTCCCCGACGCGCCGTACATTGCCCGCCCTGGGCAGATCAACGCCTGGGACAACGAAGATTTCGTCAAGGCAGTCAAGGCCACCGGCAAGAAGCAACTGATCATCGCGGGCGTCGTCACCGAGGTGTGCGTGGCCTTCCCGGCGCTGTCGGCCCTGGCCGAAGGCTTTGAGGTGTTTGTGGTCACCGACGCTTCCGGGACGTTCAACGCCCTGACCCGCGACTCGGCCTGGGACCGCATGTCGCAAGCCGGCGCCCAGCTGATGACCTGGTTCGGCCTGGCCTGTGAGCTGCACCGCGACTGGCGCAACGACATCGAAGGCCTGGGTACGCTGTTCTCCAACCACATCCCGGACTACCGTAACCTGATCACCAGCTACAACACCCTCAACAACGGCAAGTAA
- a CDS encoding DNA-3-methyladenine glycosylase family protein — protein sequence MKSASTLHGHRRSVRPGTVIHFWLHYQPPLHWPALLGFLAARAIAGVEKVEAGGYVRSVVQGHRQGLVQVRQACGHRLKVTVQGVGSASLAGLLARVRRVFDLDADLYRIERQLRSDALMAKLIDRRPGLRVPRGWDAFEQSMRTVLGQQISVAGAITLAGRMVAGYGQALSAPLQAVSGLTHVFPRAQAIAAADLSGLGMPRSRAATLSTLARALLDNPQLLRPERDLEAWVQRLCRLRGIGPWSAHYLALRQMGAADALPLGDVALIKALRLLEGPQAQLAQRAQAWSPWRAYAAQHLWASLN from the coding sequence ATGAAATCCGCTTCCACCTTGCATGGCCATCGGCGCTCCGTGCGCCCCGGCACCGTTATCCATTTCTGGCTGCACTATCAGCCGCCTTTGCACTGGCCCGCGCTGCTGGGGTTTCTGGCTGCGCGGGCGATTGCCGGCGTCGAGAAGGTCGAGGCGGGCGGGTATGTACGCAGCGTCGTCCAGGGCCATCGCCAGGGGCTCGTCCAGGTGCGCCAGGCCTGTGGTCATCGGCTCAAAGTCACGGTTCAGGGTGTTGGCTCTGCGTCGTTGGCGGGCCTGCTGGCCAGGGTGCGAAGGGTGTTCGATCTGGATGCCGACCTGTACAGGATTGAACGGCAACTGCGCAGCGATGCGCTGATGGCAAAACTGATCGACCGTCGACCGGGCCTGCGCGTACCGCGAGGCTGGGACGCGTTCGAGCAGTCGATGCGCACGGTGCTTGGCCAGCAGATCAGCGTCGCCGGCGCCATCACGTTGGCCGGGCGCATGGTCGCAGGCTATGGTCAGGCCTTGTCGGCGCCGCTTCAGGCCGTGTCGGGTCTGACCCATGTGTTTCCCAGAGCGCAAGCCATCGCCGCTGCCGACCTTAGTGGCCTGGGCATGCCGCGCTCGCGGGCCGCGACCTTGTCGACCCTGGCCCGGGCACTGCTGGACAACCCGCAGTTGCTCCGCCCTGAGCGCGACCTGGAAGCCTGGGTCCAGCGCCTGTGCCGCCTGCGCGGCATCGGCCCGTGGAGCGCCCACTACCTGGCCTTGCGTCAGATGGGCGCGGCCGATGCGTTGCCGCTGGGGGACGTGGCCTTGATCAAGGCCTTGCGCCTGCTCGAAGGCCCGCAGGCGCAACTGGCGCAACGCGCTCAGGCCTGGAGCCCGTGGCGCGCCTATGCGGCCCAGCACCTGTGGGCGTCGTTGAATTGA
- a CDS encoding flavin-containing monooxygenase, with protein sequence MINQPRPTLSTALDAEVIIVGTGFSGQCMAIKLRQAGLRSVVLLERGATVGGTWRDNHYPGAACDIPSHLYSFSFMLNPHWSRTYPGQAEILAYLQASAERNGLLEHTRFNTLVSAATFDPSRLIWQVETNAGPLRCRFLILGTGGLSEPVIPRLEGLDTFAGRTFHSARWDHDYTLQGKRVAVIGSGASAIQFVPRIAPRVERLSVFQRTPAWIVPRQDRPFGTLRKALYRYLPGVMRLKRWGIHWLNEVQALGTVVDPKYMALGEKIALQHLHRQVADPQLRARLTPNYVMGCKRILISDDWYPALQRANTSLVSDAIERITPTGILTCDGRLHEVDAIIFGTGFQATEALCKLSIRGRLGRELNEAWAQGAEAYVGASVSGFPNLFLITGPNTGLGHNSMVFMIEANVAHIVGALKAARQRDAQVVEVKREVQARYNQKLQQRLEKSVWVTGCKSWYQDKASGKVTTLWPGFSTQYWAIAHRFKADDYLLLGAGLPQAPAPASPR encoded by the coding sequence GTGATCAATCAACCAAGACCCACGCTTTCGACGGCCCTGGACGCCGAGGTAATCATCGTCGGCACCGGCTTCTCCGGGCAGTGCATGGCCATCAAGCTGCGCCAGGCGGGTTTGCGCTCGGTTGTGCTGCTGGAGCGCGGCGCTACGGTGGGCGGCACCTGGCGTGACAACCATTACCCCGGCGCAGCCTGCGACATCCCTTCGCACCTGTATTCCTTCTCGTTCATGCTCAACCCGCACTGGTCACGCACCTATCCGGGCCAGGCCGAAATCCTCGCCTATCTGCAGGCCAGTGCCGAACGGAACGGGTTGCTCGAACACACGCGTTTCAACACCCTGGTCAGCGCTGCAACCTTTGATCCTAGCCGCCTGATCTGGCAGGTAGAGACCAACGCTGGGCCACTGCGCTGCCGGTTTCTGATCCTCGGTACCGGCGGTTTGAGCGAACCTGTGATACCCCGCCTGGAGGGCCTGGACACCTTTGCCGGTCGCACCTTTCACTCGGCGCGCTGGGACCACGACTATACCCTGCAAGGCAAGCGCGTGGCGGTGATCGGCAGCGGAGCCAGCGCCATCCAGTTCGTGCCGCGAATTGCCCCGCGCGTCGAGCGGCTCAGCGTGTTTCAGCGCACCCCGGCGTGGATCGTACCGCGCCAGGACCGCCCCTTCGGCACCTTGCGCAAAGCGCTTTACCGCTACCTGCCGGGGGTGATGCGGCTCAAGCGCTGGGGCATTCACTGGCTGAACGAAGTACAGGCCCTTGGCACGGTGGTTGACCCCAAGTACATGGCCCTGGGTGAGAAGATCGCCCTGCAACACCTGCACCGGCAAGTCGCCGATCCCCAGTTGCGGGCCCGCCTCACGCCCAATTATGTAATGGGTTGCAAGCGTATCCTCATTTCGGATGACTGGTACCCCGCCTTGCAACGGGCCAACACCTCGCTGGTGAGCGATGCCATCGAACGCATCACCCCCACCGGCATATTGACCTGCGATGGCCGCTTGCATGAGGTCGACGCGATTATCTTCGGTACCGGCTTCCAGGCCACCGAAGCGCTGTGCAAGCTCAGCATACGCGGGCGACTGGGCCGTGAACTGAACGAGGCCTGGGCACAGGGTGCCGAAGCCTATGTCGGCGCCAGCGTCAGCGGTTTTCCCAACCTGTTCCTGATCACCGGACCGAACACCGGCTTGGGGCATAACTCGATGGTCTTCATGATCGAAGCCAACGTGGCACACATCGTCGGCGCCCTGAAGGCTGCCCGGCAACGCGATGCCCAGGTGGTGGAGGTCAAGCGCGAGGTCCAGGCCCGTTACAACCAGAAGCTGCAGCAGCGCCTGGAAAAATCGGTATGGGTGACCGGCTGCAAGAGCTGGTACCAGGACAAGGCCAGCGGCAAGGTCACCACCCTCTGGCCTGGATTCAGCACTCAGTACTGGGCGATCGCCCACCGTTTCAAGGCTGACGACTACCTGTTGCTGGGGGCGGGGTTGCCTCAGGCTCCTGCGCCCGCTTCACCAAGGTAA
- a CDS encoding ATP-dependent Clp protease proteolytic subunit, with amino-acid sequence MSQQVIHFHCQIDQDTTERFRDRCLQAVDEGATSLLLFLSTTGGSTNFGFSLYSFLKSLPVPLCAVNAGNIESMGIIMYLAAAERVAAPHSRFLIHPMTWHFSQSAVDHSRLREYLSSLNNDLERYVRIFELETAQAERKLDIFHCLSTEEKVIPAYDSLAYGIAHRLEQVVFEKDARHLTISGTH; translated from the coding sequence ATGAGCCAACAGGTGATCCACTTTCATTGCCAGATCGATCAGGACACCACCGAGCGCTTTCGCGATCGGTGCCTGCAAGCCGTCGACGAGGGCGCCACTTCGTTGCTGCTGTTTTTGTCGACCACCGGCGGCAGCACCAACTTCGGCTTCTCGCTCTACAGCTTTCTCAAGTCCTTGCCGGTGCCGTTGTGCGCGGTCAATGCCGGCAACATCGAATCGATGGGCATCATCATGTACCTGGCCGCCGCCGAGCGCGTCGCCGCCCCCCATTCACGCTTTCTCATCCACCCCATGACCTGGCACTTCAGCCAGAGCGCGGTGGACCATTCGCGCCTGCGCGAATACCTGTCGAGCCTGAACAACGACCTGGAGCGCTATGTGCGCATTTTCGAGCTGGAGACCGCCCAGGCCGAACGCAAGCTGGACATCTTTCATTGCCTGTCGACCGAAGAAAAGGTCATCCCCGCCTACGACTCGCTGGCCTACGGCATCGCCCATCGGCTGGAGCAGGTGGTGTTCGAAAAGGATGCCCGGCACCTGACCATCAGTGGAACGCACTGA
- a CDS encoding MFS transporter: MPDRTKVTLVYLLGFTLDLLNMFALNAAYPALGQELHASVAQLSWTSNLYMLGLTLVIPLGTWLATRLGERQTLLLSLALFGLGSTLAGSAGSIESLLAWRLLQGLGGGLLIPVGQAMAYRLYAPEQRHHLTSLVMMVALLVPALSPALGGVVVDQGSWRWIFFAMLPLTLMTGALVLAWLPANQPLPAPQPMLDLRLLSQPLLRTAMLIYLCVPGVFIGANLVAALYLQQRLGLSATATGALMLPWSVGALGAIALVRWRFNLTGPKRLLIAGMLIQCAALLWLALPWVAGHHAWLAVIFALLGLGSSLCSSSAQSLAFLAIAAQQMGQASALWNLNRQLSFCLGVAVLGAVLNQLLPGVQAFQHTFILAALLTLLPLAMVLKLPGARALGLTSATT; encoded by the coding sequence ATGCCCGATCGCACGAAAGTTACCCTGGTCTATCTGCTGGGTTTCACCCTCGACCTGCTCAACATGTTCGCCCTCAACGCCGCCTACCCGGCGCTGGGCCAGGAACTGCACGCCTCGGTGGCGCAACTGAGCTGGACCAGCAACCTGTACATGCTCGGCCTGACCCTGGTCATCCCGCTGGGCACCTGGCTGGCCACACGGCTGGGTGAACGGCAGACGCTGCTGCTGTCGCTGGCCCTGTTCGGCCTCGGCTCGACGCTGGCTGGCAGCGCTGGCTCGATCGAAAGCCTGCTTGCCTGGCGCCTGCTGCAAGGCCTGGGTGGCGGCCTGTTGATTCCGGTGGGCCAGGCCATGGCTTATCGCTTGTATGCGCCTGAGCAGCGCCACCACCTGACCTCGCTGGTGATGATGGTCGCCCTGCTGGTACCGGCCTTGTCGCCGGCATTGGGCGGGGTGGTGGTCGATCAGGGTTCGTGGCGCTGGATTTTCTTTGCCATGCTGCCGCTGACGCTGATGACTGGCGCACTGGTGCTGGCCTGGCTGCCGGCAAACCAGCCGTTGCCGGCGCCACAGCCGATGCTCGACCTACGTCTGCTCAGCCAGCCGCTGCTGCGCACGGCGATGCTGATCTACCTGTGCGTGCCGGGGGTGTTCATCGGCGCCAACCTGGTGGCAGCCTTGTACCTGCAACAGCGCCTCGGGCTGAGCGCCACGGCCACCGGCGCGCTGATGCTGCCCTGGTCAGTGGGCGCCTTGGGCGCGATTGCCTTGGTCCGCTGGCGCTTCAACCTGACCGGGCCCAAGCGCCTGTTGATCGCCGGGATGCTGATCCAGTGCGCCGCCCTGCTGTGGCTGGCCTTGCCCTGGGTTGCCGGGCATCACGCCTGGCTGGCGGTGATCTTTGCCCTGCTTGGCCTTGGCAGCAGCCTGTGCAGCAGCAGCGCGCAAAGCCTCGCGTTCCTGGCCATCGCGGCGCAGCAGATGGGCCAGGCCAGCGCCTTGTGGAACCTCAACCGCCAGTTGAGCTTCTGCCTCGGTGTCGCCGTGCTCGGCGCCGTGCTCAATCAACTGCTGCCCGGCGTACAGGCTTTCCAGCACACCTTCATCCTCGCCGCGCTGCTGACCCTGCTGCCGCTGGCGATGGTGTTGAAACTGCCTGGGGCTCGCGCCCTCGGGCTTACCAGCGCAACCACTTGA
- a CDS encoding KGG domain-containing protein encodes MANKGTSNPGNFANDKQKASDAGKKGGQASGGTAGGQTRKPDMDKDQARKPSGGGRS; translated from the coding sequence ATGGCTAACAAAGGCACTTCGAATCCCGGGAATTTCGCTAACGACAAGCAAAAAGCGTCTGATGCCGGGAAAAAAGGTGGCCAGGCCTCGGGCGGTACCGCAGGTGGCCAGACCCGCAAGCCTGACATGGACAAAGACCAGGCCCGCAAACCAAGTGGTGGCGGCCGTAGCTGA
- a CDS encoding DUF6555 family protein — MNNAKLFVIDYQLHGDHKSFIIRAETMDNAEAWHWASCDAGVGRIGRYGREKVKKVSKPLAERYGITDVKWRQSS; from the coding sequence ATGAACAACGCAAAACTGTTCGTCATCGACTACCAGCTTCACGGCGATCACAAGTCCTTCATCATCCGCGCCGAGACGATGGACAACGCCGAAGCCTGGCACTGGGCAAGTTGCGACGCCGGTGTCGGTCGCATCGGTCGTTATGGCCGCGAGAAAGTGAAGAAAGTCAGCAAGCCCCTGGCCGAGCGCTACGGCATCACCGATGTGAAGTGGCGCCAGTCCAGTTGA
- a CDS encoding DUF1652 domain-containing protein encodes MSLIGVSTLELCHMIEQALLPEHSVVSCTDGEHLTIQVGQGDSLGDCLTVTGIKVHSLTTCHELAVLVAQVREEQRLGRSQIPLKPQALA; translated from the coding sequence ATGTCACTGATTGGCGTTTCCACCCTTGAGTTGTGTCATATGATCGAACAGGCATTGCTGCCTGAGCACAGCGTTGTGTCCTGCACCGATGGCGAGCACCTGACCATTCAAGTGGGCCAGGGCGATAGCCTGGGCGACTGCCTGACCGTCACTGGCATCAAGGTGCACAGCCTGACCACCTGCCACGAACTGGCCGTCCTGGTTGCCCAAGTACGTGAAGAACAGCGCCTGGGGCGCAGCCAGATTCCGCTCAAGCCCCAGGCACTTGCCTGA